One window from the genome of Aeromonas sp. FDAARGOS 1405 encodes:
- a CDS encoding prolyl oligopeptidase family serine peptidase codes for MKHHAIMAALLAAPLAWAQEALPPPIPFQSHLISGNPVRQDPYFWLRDESRSNPAILALLKQQNRWSEQQLAAQQPLEATLRAEFARHPAGEPVPDNWLVRGDQAWQLRPDGSLWQRHGGKVQQRLPARAGEGYYEAGGWALSPDNRTLAIAEDRRGALDYQVTLLDLQSGKALASLAQRSADLAWSQDGRTLYTIANERYTLRPWQLRGWQDGQEQTLYEEQDPAWLLSLYRTTDGQHLVLQGNNHDSSEQYLLDSGKPQQVKPRQRGVEYYLDNQSGWVIKSNREGAFALYSASTPLGEWQRLWPAKGEDLGDPEKWRLFDRHLVVQFRQQGEDWLALLDRNGHERQRLPLASGAGTGWLQGEHDPASDRILVRSQGLSQPPGQRWLDLNSGQWINDQHTAGNKALPYQSERRWITSTDGTRVPVSLVWRKDLAPRAVLLYGYGAYGTPMRPYYQKELLSLLDRGFVYAIAHVRGGGMLGEQWTRDGRGIHKQNGISDFIAAGHALRHWSPDAAPLPLFAMGGSAGGTLVAAALNQQPTLFSGAVLQVPFVDMLGTMSDPALPLTRQEYQEWGNPAKPAEYQAMRRISPYDNLHRAPYPPLLVTTALHDSQVPYWEPVKWLTRLREHSTGSGPYLLLTELEGGHRAGGGDRAREFAFLLHLAGINQ; via the coding sequence ATGAAGCATCATGCAATCATGGCGGCCCTGTTGGCCGCCCCGTTGGCGTGGGCGCAAGAGGCCCTGCCACCGCCGATCCCGTTCCAATCGCACCTGATTTCAGGCAATCCCGTACGCCAGGATCCCTACTTCTGGTTGCGGGACGAGAGCCGCAGCAACCCGGCCATTCTCGCCCTGCTCAAGCAGCAAAATCGCTGGAGCGAGCAGCAGCTCGCCGCGCAGCAGCCGCTGGAAGCAACCTTGCGCGCCGAGTTTGCCCGTCATCCGGCGGGTGAACCCGTGCCAGACAACTGGCTTGTGCGCGGCGATCAGGCATGGCAGCTGCGCCCGGATGGCTCACTCTGGCAACGCCACGGTGGCAAGGTGCAGCAACGGCTTCCCGCCAGAGCGGGTGAGGGCTATTACGAAGCGGGCGGCTGGGCACTGAGCCCGGATAACCGCACCCTGGCCATCGCCGAAGACAGGCGCGGCGCTCTCGACTATCAGGTCACCCTGCTCGATCTCCAAAGCGGCAAGGCGCTGGCCAGTTTGGCACAGCGCAGCGCTGATCTAGCTTGGTCACAAGATGGTCGCACCCTCTACACCATCGCCAACGAGCGTTACACCCTGCGCCCCTGGCAGTTGCGCGGCTGGCAGGATGGCCAGGAGCAGACTCTCTATGAGGAGCAGGATCCCGCCTGGCTGCTCAGCCTCTATCGCACCACGGATGGCCAGCATCTGGTGTTGCAGGGCAACAACCACGACAGCTCGGAGCAGTACCTGCTCGACTCGGGCAAGCCGCAGCAGGTCAAACCCCGCCAGCGCGGGGTGGAATACTATCTGGACAATCAATCCGGCTGGGTGATCAAGAGCAACCGGGAGGGGGCGTTTGCCCTCTACTCAGCCAGCACGCCGCTCGGTGAGTGGCAGCGCCTGTGGCCCGCCAAAGGGGAGGATCTCGGCGATCCCGAGAAGTGGCGACTGTTTGATCGCCATCTGGTGGTGCAGTTTCGCCAGCAGGGGGAGGATTGGCTCGCCCTGCTCGATCGCAACGGCCATGAACGCCAGCGCCTGCCGCTGGCCAGTGGCGCCGGTACCGGCTGGCTGCAAGGAGAACATGACCCGGCCAGCGACCGCATTCTGGTGCGCAGTCAGGGCTTGAGCCAGCCCCCCGGCCAGCGCTGGCTGGATTTAAACAGCGGCCAGTGGATCAACGACCAGCACACCGCAGGCAATAAAGCATTGCCCTATCAGAGCGAGCGGCGCTGGATCACCTCTACCGATGGCACCCGGGTGCCTGTCTCGCTGGTGTGGCGCAAAGATCTGGCCCCTCGCGCCGTACTGCTCTACGGCTATGGCGCCTATGGCACGCCGATGCGCCCCTACTACCAGAAAGAGCTGTTAAGCCTGCTGGATCGGGGCTTTGTCTACGCCATCGCCCATGTGCGCGGCGGCGGCATGCTGGGGGAGCAGTGGACCCGCGACGGACGGGGCATCCACAAGCAGAACGGCATTAGCGACTTTATCGCAGCCGGTCACGCCCTGCGCCACTGGTCGCCCGACGCCGCTCCCCTGCCCCTGTTTGCCATGGGGGGCAGCGCGGGGGGCACACTGGTTGCTGCGGCCCTCAACCAGCAACCGACACTCTTTAGCGGCGCCGTGTTGCAGGTTCCCTTCGTCGATATGCTTGGCACCATGAGTGATCCCGCCCTCCCCTTGACCCGTCAGGAGTACCAGGAGTGGGGCAACCCGGCCAAGCCCGCAGAGTATCAGGCGATGCGCCGCATCAGCCCCTACGACAACCTGCACCGCGCACCCTACCCGCCCCTGCTGGTCACTACCGCCCTGCACGACAGCCAGGTGCCCTACTGGGAGCCGGTCAAGTGGCTGACCCGCCTGCGGGAGCACAGCACGGGTTCCGGCCCCTACCTGCTGCTGACCGAACTGGAGGGAGGCCACCGCGCCGGTGGTGGCGATCGGGCTCGTGAATTTGCCTTCTTGTTGCATCTGGCGGGGATCAATCAATGA
- a CDS encoding TonB-dependent hemoglobin/transferrin/lactoferrin family receptor codes for MNKLLQAWPALLCASAGAADLPPVEKARSDDTIIVTGQRVQQKLSDVSGSITVITQEELDRQVASELTHVFRKIPGVSVTGSAGRPQNISVRGIGGNRILLIKDGVRVSDGFGADNINDKVGRFNFDLDDIKQIEVAKGAGSSLHGSDAIGGTVVMNTKQPEDYLQQQDSYLAAKTLYGGDSNKKKLSMTSAVRALESEHLLRLSGWRGNETANFEENRIPADLDGMSASTSSRLPLNAHHALRLELDYYEDHAKRQMGPKAVPQPDGSWDVVGFQEDGDQRTQGGKFSWEANDLGMIDTLNWSLFGNQSRNEANQRQLLRNDALSGYPRYRSQRTLSTFEELRLGSELELQSKLSTGSLDHTFSYGVEVEQANHERPVSNLTLEDGITTQGQKAPFSKAETRRDGIWLSDVIDLGNWQFTPTLRFDRQRLRAPDSNLAENHSDHISPSVAASYRFNETWRSWLSYANGFRAPAYDQVYGNIPHYFAMPPFEIIANPNLKEETSHSLEWGVNGQSDNWSVKPAVFYNRYYNFIDWRQTGFRLDDGVFLRQYRNVAKAETWGAELAASLWLSDKWELSTNLAWMDGKDHRGEPLRTQTPLEGNTTLRWQQLDWGVELSGNYAAAMTKVPQCANAQTGYNGACQSSAGWFSLDLTGDWQITEALKVNATIGNLLDTRYVRYQDVAGLPAGSDTSLYSQSGRYLSASLSYRFVGM; via the coding sequence ATGAACAAACTACTTCAGGCATGGCCGGCACTCCTGTGTGCCTCCGCTGGCGCGGCCGATCTTCCCCCTGTGGAGAAGGCTCGCAGCGACGACACCATCATTGTCACCGGGCAACGGGTACAACAGAAACTCTCCGATGTTTCCGGCTCCATCACCGTCATCACTCAGGAAGAGCTGGACCGTCAGGTCGCCAGCGAGCTGACTCATGTGTTTCGCAAGATCCCCGGTGTCTCGGTCACCGGCTCTGCCGGGCGACCGCAAAACATCAGCGTGCGCGGCATCGGTGGCAACCGTATCCTGCTGATCAAGGATGGGGTGCGCGTCAGCGACGGCTTTGGCGCCGACAACATCAATGACAAGGTGGGTCGCTTCAACTTCGACCTTGATGACATCAAGCAGATTGAGGTGGCCAAGGGGGCCGGCTCCTCCCTGCATGGCTCCGATGCCATCGGCGGCACCGTGGTGATGAATACCAAGCAGCCGGAAGATTATCTGCAACAGCAAGATAGCTATCTGGCGGCCAAAACCCTCTACGGTGGCGACAGCAACAAGAAGAAGCTCAGCATGACCAGCGCGGTGCGGGCACTGGAGAGCGAACATCTGTTGCGCCTCTCCGGCTGGCGTGGCAACGAAACCGCCAACTTTGAGGAGAACCGCATTCCGGCTGATTTGGATGGCATGAGTGCCTCCACCAGCAGCCGCCTCCCCCTCAATGCCCATCACGCTCTGCGGCTGGAGCTGGACTACTACGAGGATCACGCCAAACGCCAGATGGGGCCCAAAGCGGTGCCCCAACCCGATGGCAGCTGGGACGTGGTCGGTTTTCAGGAAGATGGCGATCAGCGCACCCAGGGCGGCAAGTTCAGTTGGGAAGCCAACGATCTGGGCATGATCGATACCCTCAACTGGAGCCTGTTTGGCAACCAGTCACGCAACGAAGCCAACCAGCGCCAGCTGCTGCGCAACGATGCCCTGAGCGGCTATCCCAGATATCGCAGCCAGCGCACCCTCTCCACATTCGAGGAGCTGCGCCTTGGCAGTGAGCTGGAGCTGCAGAGCAAGCTGAGCACCGGCTCGCTGGATCACACCTTCAGCTACGGTGTGGAAGTGGAGCAGGCCAACCACGAGCGACCGGTCAGCAATCTGACCCTGGAAGATGGCATCACCACCCAAGGACAGAAAGCCCCCTTCAGCAAGGCCGAGACCCGCCGCGATGGCATCTGGCTGAGCGATGTGATCGATCTGGGCAACTGGCAGTTTACCCCGACCCTGCGCTTTGACCGCCAGCGCCTGCGCGCACCGGACAGCAATCTGGCCGAGAACCACAGCGACCACATCTCCCCCAGTGTCGCGGCCAGTTACCGCTTCAACGAGACATGGCGCAGCTGGCTCAGCTATGCCAACGGCTTCCGCGCCCCCGCTTACGATCAGGTTTACGGCAACATTCCCCACTACTTTGCCATGCCGCCATTCGAGATCATTGCCAACCCCAACCTCAAGGAGGAGACCAGCCACAGTCTGGAGTGGGGAGTGAATGGCCAAAGCGACAACTGGAGCGTCAAACCGGCCGTTTTCTACAACCGCTACTACAACTTCATCGACTGGCGCCAGACCGGTTTTCGCCTCGATGACGGTGTCTTCCTGCGCCAATATCGCAACGTTGCCAAAGCAGAAACCTGGGGCGCCGAGCTGGCCGCCAGCCTCTGGCTGAGCGACAAGTGGGAGCTTTCGACCAATCTGGCCTGGATGGATGGCAAGGATCACCGCGGTGAGCCGCTGCGCACCCAGACACCGCTGGAAGGCAACACCACCCTGCGCTGGCAACAGCTCGACTGGGGGGTTGAGCTCAGTGGCAACTATGCCGCCGCCATGACCAAGGTGCCCCAGTGCGCCAATGCGCAGACTGGCTACAACGGTGCCTGCCAGAGCAGCGCCGGCTGGTTCAGCCTGGACCTCACCGGCGACTGGCAGATCACCGAGGCGCTCAAGGTCAATGCCACCATCGGCAACCTGCTCGATACCCGCTACGTCCGCTATCAGGATGTGGCCGGACTCCCGGCTGGCAGCGACACCTCCCTCTACAGCCAGAGCGGCCGCTACCTGTCAGCCAGCCTCAGTTACCGTTTCGTGGGGATGTGA
- a CDS encoding flagellar motor protein MotB, giving the protein MVAKKKKAEAPENHERWLVSYADFMTLLFALFVVLYSFAMAKQSETRVLIQGFIESLGKIGLISPPAGSPLMQGGTGILEPESKTTPSSPKEETVLEKDAPMAASDPFNETIGSSEKPSATESWPHKTKEQEWVQVTKQKLEQQLKAQIESKDLEVEQLGSQLVIRIGEKALFPADSAFLQPQFIPLVNKIAGILANIPGQVVVTGHTDNSQAPVELYRNNWELSVLRASSIVQTMLTNPQLDARRVIAQGVADTQPRFANDTPEHRQANRRVDITLSQGKAAEESLQLLKP; this is encoded by the coding sequence ATGGTGGCGAAAAAGAAAAAGGCTGAAGCGCCGGAGAACCACGAACGCTGGCTGGTCTCCTATGCCGACTTCATGACATTGCTGTTCGCCCTGTTTGTGGTGCTCTACTCCTTTGCCATGGCCAAGCAGTCCGAAACCCGGGTGCTTATCCAGGGCTTTATCGAGTCGCTGGGTAAAATCGGCCTCATCTCCCCGCCTGCCGGCTCACCCTTGATGCAGGGGGGCACAGGGATTCTTGAACCGGAATCGAAGACCACGCCAAGCAGCCCGAAAGAAGAGACTGTGCTGGAGAAAGATGCCCCCATGGCGGCATCGGATCCCTTCAACGAGACCATAGGTTCCTCGGAAAAGCCGAGCGCCACCGAATCCTGGCCCCATAAGACCAAGGAGCAGGAGTGGGTGCAGGTGACCAAGCAGAAGCTTGAGCAACAGCTCAAGGCCCAGATCGAATCGAAGGATCTGGAGGTCGAGCAGCTTGGCAGTCAGCTGGTGATCCGTATCGGCGAGAAAGCGCTGTTCCCCGCCGATTCGGCGTTCCTGCAGCCCCAGTTCATCCCGCTGGTCAACAAGATCGCCGGCATTCTGGCCAATATCCCGGGTCAGGTAGTGGTCACCGGCCATACCGACAACTCCCAGGCGCCGGTGGAGCTTTATCGCAATAACTGGGAGCTCTCGGTGCTGCGGGCCTCTTCCATCGTGCAAACCATGCTGACCAACCCCCAGCTGGATGCCAGACGAGTCATCGCTCAGGGGGTTGCCGACACTCAACCCCGCTTTGCTAATGACACCCCCGAACATCGCCAGGCGAATCGCCGGGTCGATATCACCCTCTCCCAAGGCAAGGCCGCAGAAGAGTCGCTGCAACTGCTCAAGCCCTGA
- a CDS encoding flagellar motor protein: MSLIGLVLALIAILGGNMIEGGHPSALLDLPAFLIVIGGTIGAALTQFPFSVVGSTMKRFKWLLSPLKLDMHEQAQLLETLAGNARRSGMLALEGMIEEIKDPFLKKGVQMMVDGYEKNKIHEVLENEIEFEQEDLEQTVKFYEAMGGYCPTMGIVGAVFGLIHAMGLLDAPDKLGGAIAVAFIATIYGVSAANLIFLPFGNRYKGFAHQIRHYKEMTLTGILCIVDGESQARLQVTLEPYLGGHGGEKEKG; this comes from the coding sequence ATGAGCTTGATTGGCTTGGTGCTGGCGTTGATCGCCATCCTTGGCGGCAACATGATCGAGGGTGGTCACCCCAGTGCACTGCTCGATCTGCCCGCATTCCTCATCGTGATCGGCGGCACCATAGGCGCTGCGCTGACCCAGTTCCCCTTCTCTGTCGTCGGTAGCACCATGAAGCGTTTCAAATGGCTGCTCTCTCCCCTCAAACTCGACATGCATGAACAGGCCCAGTTGCTGGAGACCCTGGCAGGCAATGCTCGCCGCAGCGGCATGCTGGCGCTGGAAGGGATGATCGAGGAGATCAAGGATCCCTTCCTGAAGAAAGGGGTGCAGATGATGGTCGATGGCTACGAGAAGAACAAAATCCACGAGGTGCTGGAGAACGAGATCGAATTTGAACAGGAAGATCTCGAACAGACGGTCAAATTCTATGAAGCCATGGGAGGCTACTGCCCGACCATGGGGATCGTCGGCGCGGTATTTGGCCTGATCCACGCCATGGGTCTGCTGGATGCCCCCGACAAGCTGGGTGGCGCCATCGCGGTGGCCTTTATCGCCACCATCTACGGGGTATCCGCCGCCAACCTGATCTTCTTGCCGTTCGGCAACCGCTACAAGGGGTTTGCCCACCAGATCCGCCACTACAAGGAGATGACTCTGACCGGCATTCTCTGCATCGTGGATGGCGAGTCCCAAGCACGCCTGCAAGTGACCCTCGAACCTTATCTGGGAGGCCATGGTGGCGAAAAAGAAAAAGGCTGA
- a CDS encoding Na+/H+ antiporter family protein, translating into MNPVVIAVGLMLVLSLLRINVVVSLALGAIAGGLVGGLSLTDTLTTFSGGLGGGAEIALSYAMLGAFAVAISRSGITDLLARKVISQLGKDASSTRIMWVKTLLLSSVLAVAISSQNLIPVHIAFIPILIPPLLHVMAQMQIDRRQVACVITFGLTATYMVLPVGFGGIFLNNILAKNLIDNGVPITTSQIPLAMAIPVAGMVLGLLIAVFISYRKPRQYDLAKILDAEPEAVELNLTHIWVALLAIGVALGLQLMTNSIVLGALAGFVIFTCGGVIKFRESQDAFTQGVRMMSLIGFIMISAAGFAAVMKATHGVDSLVQVVASGIGQHKGIAAFLMLLVGLLITMGIGSSFSTVPIIATIYVPLCLQLGFSPMAIIALVGTAGALGDAGSPASDSTLGPTSGLNADGQHDHIWDSVVPTFIHYNIPLVIFGWIAAMVL; encoded by the coding sequence ATGAATCCTGTTGTTATCGCAGTCGGGCTGATGCTGGTGCTCAGTCTGCTGCGGATCAATGTGGTGGTCTCGCTGGCGCTGGGGGCCATTGCTGGCGGCCTGGTGGGCGGGCTATCGTTGACCGATACCCTCACCACCTTCAGCGGTGGCCTGGGCGGTGGCGCCGAGATTGCTCTCTCCTACGCCATGCTGGGCGCCTTTGCGGTTGCCATCTCCCGCTCCGGGATCACCGACCTGCTGGCCCGCAAGGTGATCAGCCAGTTGGGCAAGGATGCCAGCTCGACCCGCATCATGTGGGTTAAAACCCTGCTGCTCTCTTCCGTGCTGGCCGTGGCCATCTCGTCCCAGAACCTGATCCCGGTTCATATCGCCTTTATTCCCATTCTGATCCCGCCGCTGCTGCATGTAATGGCGCAGATGCAGATCGACCGTCGTCAGGTGGCCTGTGTCATCACCTTTGGCCTGACCGCCACCTATATGGTGCTGCCGGTCGGCTTTGGCGGCATCTTCCTGAACAACATTCTGGCCAAGAACCTGATCGATAACGGCGTGCCCATCACCACCAGCCAGATCCCGCTGGCGATGGCCATTCCGGTTGCCGGTATGGTACTGGGCCTGCTGATTGCGGTATTCATCAGCTATCGCAAACCGCGCCAGTACGATCTGGCCAAGATCCTGGATGCCGAGCCCGAAGCGGTCGAGCTCAACCTCACTCATATCTGGGTGGCCCTGCTGGCCATTGGTGTAGCACTGGGGCTGCAGTTGATGACCAACAGCATCGTACTGGGTGCGCTGGCCGGTTTTGTCATCTTCACCTGCGGCGGCGTCATCAAGTTTCGCGAAAGCCAGGATGCTTTCACCCAGGGGGTGCGCATGATGTCGCTGATCGGCTTCATCATGATCTCCGCCGCCGGTTTTGCCGCGGTGATGAAGGCAACCCACGGGGTCGACTCTCTGGTACAGGTGGTCGCCTCCGGCATCGGCCAGCACAAGGGGATCGCCGCCTTCCTGATGCTGCTGGTGGGCCTGCTCATCACCATGGGGATCGGCTCCTCCTTCTCCACCGTGCCCATCATCGCCACCATCTATGTGCCGCTCTGTCTGCAGCTCGGCTTCTCACCGATGGCGATCATCGCGCTGGTCGGTACCGCTGGCGCGCTGGGGGATGCGGGGTCACCGGCCTCCGACTCTACCCTGGGCCCGACATCCGGCCTCAACGCCGATGGCCAGCACGACCATATCTGGGACAGCGTGGTGCCCACCTTTATTCACTACAACATCCCGCTGGTGATCTTCGGCTGGATTGCAGCCATGGTGCTCTGA
- the rnt gene encoding ribonuclease T, with product MTDAVHTLKGRFRGFYPVVIDVETAGFNAKTDALLEIAAYTLKMDEQGWLVPDQVFHFHVEPFEGANLEKAALEFTGIDPYNPLRGAVSEKEALTEIFKGIRKGMKEQDCGRAIIVAHNATFDHGFVMAAAERAGLKRNPFHPFATFDTAALSGLALGQTVLAKACQSARIPFDNKEAHSALYDTERTTELFCHIVNRWKSMGGWPPAYPDDDTPDTPADDDVQT from the coding sequence ATGACCGACGCAGTTCATACCCTCAAGGGCCGTTTCCGTGGTTTTTACCCCGTCGTCATCGATGTTGAAACAGCCGGGTTCAACGCCAAGACCGATGCTTTGCTCGAAATCGCGGCTTACACCCTGAAAATGGATGAGCAGGGCTGGCTCGTTCCCGACCAGGTGTTCCACTTTCATGTCGAGCCCTTCGAAGGGGCCAATCTGGAAAAGGCCGCGCTGGAGTTCACCGGCATAGACCCCTACAACCCGTTGCGTGGCGCAGTCTCGGAAAAAGAGGCATTGACCGAGATCTTCAAGGGGATCCGCAAGGGGATGAAGGAACAGGATTGCGGCCGCGCCATCATAGTGGCCCACAACGCCACCTTCGATCACGGCTTCGTGATGGCCGCCGCCGAACGAGCAGGCCTCAAGCGCAATCCGTTCCACCCGTTTGCCACCTTCGACACCGCCGCCCTATCCGGGCTTGCGCTGGGTCAGACCGTGCTGGCCAAAGCGTGCCAGAGCGCCCGCATCCCGTTTGACAATAAAGAGGCGCACTCTGCCCTCTATGACACCGAGCGCACCACCGAGTTGTTCTGTCATATCGTCAACCGCTGGAAGAGCATGGGGGGCTGGCCGCCAGCGTATCCGGATGACGACACACCGGATACCCCTGCCGATGACGACGTGCAGACATAA
- a CDS encoding phosphatase PAP2 family protein codes for MPPHSSSLSAPVPSLTRSQVLGFSALLILPLLLLTTLPWQPFLIDSLHSGWLWWSYALTRMVDIPGIGVSGALLLLLTRYKLKLEWASFIALGCALAALLASDWVIKSLVKHLTEEPRPYLLWLESQGLIPAIKSFYASSVDVRSEQVHAASQLLALPEWLGHHWQKEVNYAFPSGHSIAAISLAQFFGLIWLARAPTGVWLLPLWALGVGLSRMVMGMHWPVDVLASALLGTVTALIAARWWLHRY; via the coding sequence ATGCCGCCACACTCATCATCGCTCTCAGCCCCAGTCCCATCACTCACGCGCAGTCAGGTGCTCGGGTTTAGCGCCCTATTGATCCTGCCGCTGCTGTTGCTCACTACGCTGCCCTGGCAGCCTTTTCTGATCGACTCCCTGCATTCAGGCTGGTTATGGTGGTCATACGCCCTGACCCGCATGGTCGATATTCCCGGGATCGGGGTCAGTGGCGCCCTCTTGCTGCTACTGACCCGCTACAAACTCAAACTGGAGTGGGCCTCCTTCATTGCGCTGGGGTGTGCACTGGCGGCCCTGCTTGCCAGCGACTGGGTGATCAAGAGCCTGGTCAAACACCTGACCGAAGAGCCCAGACCCTACCTGCTCTGGCTGGAGAGTCAGGGGCTGATCCCGGCCATTAAAAGCTTCTACGCCAGTAGCGTCGATGTACGCAGTGAGCAGGTGCATGCGGCCAGTCAGTTGCTGGCCCTGCCAGAGTGGCTCGGCCACCACTGGCAAAAGGAGGTGAATTACGCCTTCCCCTCTGGCCACAGTATCGCCGCCATCAGCCTGGCCCAATTCTTTGGCCTCATCTGGCTGGCCCGCGCCCCCACGGGCGTCTGGCTACTGCCACTGTGGGCCCTGGGGGTTGGTCTGTCGCGCATGGTAATGGGGATGCACTGGCCGGTGGATGTGCTGGCCAGCGCCCTGCTTGGCACTGTCACGGCGCTGATCGCCGCCCGCTGGTGGCTGCACAGATATTGA
- a CDS encoding 4-phosphoerythronate dehydrogenase has product MKIVVDENMPHAVELFAEFGEVVALPGRQMQASDLLDADVLLVRSVTRVNGDLLATSPKLGFVGTATIGTDHVDKALLASRNIPFFSAPGCNKYSVGDYVLSALLVLAERYELDLSAMTLAVIGAGNTGECVAGKAQALGMKVLRCDPPKARDNPDAGFVDYQTALDADIVSFHVPITREGPDATYHLLDAEQIAVRPAGQILINASRGEVWDNRALLARQLSDAPLRLVMDVWENEPEPLAALVPHTEIATPHIAGYSLEGKARGTWMLYQALCQQLGREPRQDLSQLLPAPDVQAVVPGRIPDQALIKQLVHLVYDVRRDDARFRVRLGQSGSFDEQRKHYPERRELSSLQIEGAFACQALGALGFALSRS; this is encoded by the coding sequence ATGAAGATAGTCGTTGATGAGAATATGCCCCATGCCGTTGAGCTGTTTGCCGAATTTGGCGAGGTAGTCGCCTTGCCCGGACGGCAGATGCAGGCTAGCGATCTGCTGGATGCTGATGTGCTGCTGGTGCGTTCGGTCACCCGCGTCAACGGCGATTTGCTGGCAACCAGCCCCAAACTCGGGTTTGTCGGCACCGCCACCATCGGCACCGACCATGTGGACAAGGCCCTGCTGGCAAGTCGCAATATTCCCTTCTTCAGCGCCCCCGGTTGCAACAAGTACTCGGTGGGGGATTATGTACTCTCGGCTCTGCTGGTACTGGCGGAGCGTTACGAGCTCGACCTCTCGGCGATGACGCTGGCGGTGATTGGCGCGGGCAATACCGGTGAGTGCGTGGCTGGCAAGGCCCAAGCGCTCGGCATGAAGGTGCTGCGCTGTGATCCGCCCAAGGCGCGGGATAATCCGGATGCGGGTTTTGTCGACTATCAGACCGCTCTTGACGCCGATATTGTCAGCTTTCACGTACCCATTACCCGTGAAGGGCCGGATGCCACCTACCATCTGCTGGATGCAGAACAGATAGCTGTCCGTCCTGCCGGGCAGATCCTGATCAACGCATCCCGCGGTGAGGTGTGGGATAACCGGGCCCTGCTGGCACGCCAGTTGAGCGATGCGCCGTTGCGACTGGTGATGGATGTGTGGGAGAACGAGCCCGAGCCACTGGCAGCGCTGGTGCCCCATACCGAGATTGCCACCCCTCATATCGCCGGTTACAGCCTGGAGGGGAAGGCGCGTGGCACCTGGATGCTCTATCAGGCGCTCTGCCAGCAGCTGGGGCGCGAGCCTCGTCAGGATTTGAGTCAGCTGTTGCCAGCTCCCGATGTGCAGGCAGTGGTGCCGGGCCGCATACCGGATCAGGCGCTGATCAAGCAGCTGGTGCATCTGGTCTATGACGTGCGCCGCGATGATGCCCGTTTTCGGGTACGACTCGGCCAGTCCGGCAGCTTTGACGAGCAGCGCAAACACTATCCCGAGCGCCGTGAACTGTCCTCCCTGCAGATTGAGGGGGCCTTTGCCTGTCAGGCGCTCGGCGCCTTGGGATTTGCGCTGTCACGCTCCTGA
- a CDS encoding aspartate-semialdehyde dehydrogenase, which translates to MSQQFNVAVLGASGAVGQAMIEILEEREFPVATLYPLASSRSAGDTVRFGGKNLEILDVEEFDWSQVQIALFSAGAEASAKWAPIAAEHGCIVIDNTSCFRYDEDIPLVIPEVNPDALADFRNRNIIANPNCSTIQMLVALKPLHDEVGIARINVATYQSVSGSGKEGISELAGQTAHLLNGRPVEPTLYPQQIAFNLIPQIDNFTDNGYTREEMKMVWETQKILGDASIAVNPTCVRVPVFYGHAEAVHVELHQPLDAEQVKDLLRNAPGVTLFDDEGDYPTPVRDATGKDEVLVGRVRQDISHPSGINMWIVADNVRKGAATNSVQIAELLVRDYL; encoded by the coding sequence ATGAGCCAGCAGTTTAACGTAGCGGTATTGGGTGCCAGCGGCGCCGTGGGTCAGGCGATGATCGAGATCCTGGAAGAGCGCGAATTTCCGGTAGCGACCCTCTATCCGCTGGCTTCCAGCCGCAGTGCCGGTGATACCGTGCGTTTTGGCGGCAAGAACCTCGAGATCCTCGATGTGGAGGAGTTTGACTGGAGCCAGGTGCAGATCGCACTCTTCTCCGCCGGTGCCGAGGCATCTGCCAAGTGGGCACCGATTGCTGCCGAGCACGGCTGCATCGTTATCGACAATACCTCCTGCTTCCGCTATGACGAAGATATCCCGCTGGTGATCCCGGAAGTGAACCCGGATGCGCTGGCCGATTTTCGCAATCGCAACATCATCGCCAACCCTAATTGCTCCACTATCCAGATGTTGGTGGCCTTGAAGCCGCTGCATGACGAAGTGGGCATTGCCCGTATCAATGTTGCCACCTATCAATCCGTGTCCGGCTCGGGCAAAGAGGGGATCAGCGAGCTGGCGGGACAGACCGCTCATCTGCTCAACGGTCGTCCGGTAGAACCGACCCTCTATCCGCAGCAGATCGCCTTTAACCTGATCCCGCAGATCGACAACTTCACCGACAACGGCTACACCCGTGAAGAGATGAAGATGGTGTGGGAGACCCAGAAGATCCTCGGCGATGCCAGCATTGCCGTGAATCCGACTTGCGTGCGGGTGCCGGTCTTCTACGGCCACGCCGAGGCGGTACATGTCGAACTGCACCAGCCGCTCGATGCCGAACAGGTCAAGGACCTGCTGCGCAATGCACCGGGCGTGACCCTGTTTGATGACGAAGGGGACTATCCGACCCCGGTGCGTGATGCCACCGGCAAGGATGAGGTGCTGGTCGGTCGGGTGCGCCAGGATATTTCTCATCCGAGTGGTATCAATATGTGGATCGTGGCCGATAACGTTCGTAAGGGCGCGGCAACCAACAGTGTACAGATTGCCGAGCTGCTGGTTCGCGACTATCTGTAA